Proteins from one Sarcophilus harrisii chromosome 2, mSarHar1.11, whole genome shotgun sequence genomic window:
- the LOC100919816 gene encoding protocadherin beta-2-like, giving the protein MEQEGATIPQQRQVLFLLVLLGVSGTASKPQQFSVVEEMERGTFVANVAKVLGLEVGELSDRGTRVVFKGNKEYLQLNRRTGDLLLRETLDREELCGPSDPCVLPFKILLENPFQIVPAELSVLDINDHSPVFLKSEMLLKIPESALPGTVFLLENGKDLDVGSNSIQNYTISPNSLFHIQIRDNSEGKRYPELVLDETLDREKQSEVILTLTAVDGGVPPRSGTAQVRILIVDINDNAPVFAQLRYEVQIPENSPIGSKVVTVSATDLDAGNNGEISYAFLHASESIHKTFHLKEELGELYLKEKVDFESTQFYTINIQATDGGGLSAECTVIVQVIDLNDNPPELTISSLTSPIPENSPETVVAVFSVSDLDSGENGKMVCSIQDDLPFSLKPSIENYYMLVTEGALDREYKAEYNITITVMDLGFPKLKSEYNLTVFISDVNDNSPVFTQRAYTLYLQENNSPALHIGSVSASDRDSGINAKITYSLLPPETGELPIFSYISINSDNGHLYALRSLDYEAIQTFQFTVRAADGGSPSLSSQVLVQIVVQDENDNSPFVLYPLQNGTAPCNDLVPRTAEPGYLVTKVVAVDRDWGQNSWLSYQLLKATDPGLFTLWAHNGEVHTARPISDKDAIKQRLVVLVKDNGQPPLSTMATINVFLVDGFSEPYLQLPDAPKEQIQTDSLTTYLVISLTSVSFLFLASVIVFIAIRLWKRKKHTTDISRFTLNDLFPGHLVDVSRTGTLSQSYQYEVCLASSSGSNEFKFLKPVIPTLPTLEGNEDSIENGLKE; this is encoded by the coding sequence ATGGAGCAGGAAGGGGCGACGATTCCGCAACAAAGGCAagttctctttctccttgttcttctgGGTGTGTCTGGGACTGCCTCCAAGCCGCAGCAGTTTTCTGTAGTGGAGGAGATGGAGAGGGGCACCTTTGTGGCCAATGTAGCAAAGGTTCTTGGCCTGGAAGTGGGGGAACTGTCAGATCGCGGGACCAGAGTCGTTTTCAAAGGGAACAAAGAGTATTTGCAGCTGAACCGTAGAACTGGGGATCTGCTCTTGAGAGAGACACTGGATCGGGAGGAGCTGTGCGGCCCCTCTGATCCCTGTGTGCTCCCTTTTAAGATCTTGTTGGAAAACCCCTTTCAGATTGTTCCGGCTGAATTAAGTGTGCTGGACATTAATGATCATTCGCCAGTGTTCCTAAAATCTGAGATGCTCCTAAAAATCCCAGAGAGCGCCTTGCCTGGGACTGTGTTTTTGCTAGAAAATGGGAAGGATTTAGATGTAGGAAGCAACAGTATACAGAACTACACAATCAGTCCCAACTCCCTTTTCCATATTCAAATTCGAGATAACAGTGAGGGCAAGCGATACCCAGAGCTTGTACTGGATGAAACGCTGGATCGGGAGAAGCAGTCTGAGGTCATTTTAACTCTCACTGCAGTGGATGGGGGAGTCCCACCAAGGTCTGGAACTGCCCAAGTCCGAATTCTCATAGTGGATATCAATGATAACGCCCCAGTGTTTGCTCAGCTGCGTTATGAGGTTCAGATCCCTGAGAATAGTCCCATTGGATCCAAAGTTGTCACAGTTTCTGCCACAGATTTAGATGCAGGGAATAATGGAGAAATATCTTACGCTTTTTTGCATGCCTCTGAAAGCATTCACAAAACATTTCATCTTAAAGAGGAATTAGGAGAactttatttaaaggaaaaagtggATTTTGAGTCGACTCAGTTTTACACTATAAATATCCAGGCCACAGATGGTGGAGGCCTTTCCGCAGAATGTACTGTTATTGTTCAGGTGATAGATCTGAACGACAATCCTCCAGAGCTGACTATATCTTCACTTACCAGCCCCATCCCAGAGAATTCTCCTGAGACAGTGGTAGCTGTCTTCAGTGTTTCAGATCTGGAttctggggaaaatggaaagatggTTTGTTCCATCCAAGAtgatcttcccttttccctgaaACCTTCCATTGAAAACTACTACATGTTGGTAACAGAAGGAGCACTGGACAGAGAGTACAAAGCTGAGTACAATATCACTATTACAGTGATGGACTTGGGATTCCCGAAGCTTAAATCTGAATATAATCTCACAGTTTTCATCTCCGATGTCAATGATAACTCTCCAGTTTTTACTCAGAGAGCCTACACATTGTACCTGCAAGAGAACAACAGTCCTGCCCTCCACATTGGCAGTGTCAGTGCCAGTGACAGGGACTCAGGAATCAATGCCAAAATCACCTATTCTCTGCTGCCTCCAGAAACTGGAGAACTGCCCATCTTCTCCTATATCTCTATCAACTCAGACAATGGCCATCTCTATGCTTTGCGATCCCTGGATTATGAAGCCATCCAAACTTTCCAGTTCACTGTGAGGGCAGCTGATGGTGGTTCTCCATCACTGAGTAGCCAAGTTCTGGTTCAGATTGTGGTACAGGATGAAAATGATAACTCTCCCTTTGTTCTGTACCCCTTGCAAAATGGCACAGCTCCCTGCAATGATCTGGTGCCCAGAACTGCAGAGCCAGGTTATCTGGTGACCAAGGTGGTAGCTGTGGATAGAGACTGGGGGCAGAATTCCTGGCTTTCTTATCAGCTGCTCAAGGCCACAGACCCGGGCCTATTCACTTTGTGGGCCCACAATGGGGAAGTTCACACAGCAAGACCCATCAGTGACAAAGATGCCATTAAGCAGAGGCTTGTGGTGCTGGTGAAGGACAATGGGCAACCACCTCTGTCCACAATGGCCACAATAAATGTATTCTTGGTGGATGGCTTTTCTGAGCCCTACCTGCAGTTACCTGATGCACCTAAGGAGCAGATCCAGACTGACTCCCTAACTACCTACCTAGTCATTTCCCTGAcctctgtttcctttctcttcctggcCTCTGTTATTGTGTTTATTGCCATTcgcctgtggaaaaggaagaaacataCCACTGACATTAGTCGCTTTACTTTAAATGACCTCTTCCCAGGCCACTTAGTGGATGTCAGCAGGACAGGAACTTTGTCCCAGAGTTACCAGTATGAGGTGTGTCTGGCCAGTAGCTCAGGAAGCAATGAATTTAAGTTCCTAAAGCCTGTTATTCCCACCCTTCCAACTTTGGAAGGAAATGAAGACTCAATTGAAAACGGCCTTAAGGAATAG